A single region of the Chroococcidiopsis sp. TS-821 genome encodes:
- a CDS encoding helix-turn-helix transcriptional regulator, giving the protein MLIHEAFDKTLRKYTISAKALSQLAGVSEAHISRFRNGKGVAMAHNTLEEILSAMEQLEPGSKSFFYLLLAGKESVQSDIDLFVQSMDDAQLSSLLAAIARRVSPKTNSLNEQSRHSTERIAV; this is encoded by the coding sequence ATGTTAATTCACGAAGCCTTTGACAAGACATTGAGGAAGTACACCATCAGCGCGAAAGCTCTGTCGCAGCTTGCTGGAGTTAGCGAAGCTCACATATCGCGATTTAGAAATGGTAAAGGCGTAGCAATGGCGCATAACACCTTGGAAGAGATCCTTAGCGCTATGGAGCAATTAGAACCAGGCTCAAAATCTTTTTTTTATCTTTTGCTAGCAGGCAAAGAATCTGTGCAGAGCGACATTGATTTGTTCGTGCAATCAATGGACGACGCGCAACTAAGCAGCTTACTAGCAGCGATCGCTAGACGGGTTTCTCCTAAAACTAACTCGTTAAACGAGCAGTCTCGCCATTCAACAGAGCGGATTGCTGTTTAG
- a CDS encoding ParB N-terminal domain-containing protein — protein sequence MNAQLCQEVTGEFRRVDSHLDSRQESTRHEHQFTPIWRANGTLVDWCYCGQERECNVSVLEKSLQNCISAKNDYLQQRDKSKSAARKQKFAQAAADKDKQIAWLEEQINKRSPSSRFSTSYLALDEIRRDGGTQPRAAIDLKHVKLLEEQIEDGKELEPVVVFYDGESYWLADGFHRYAAHKNQNIEAIACFIHQGTRREAVLYSVGANADHKPALPRSREDKRRAVMTLLQDPEWGKWSNYKIAEVARVNEKTVRNIRASLTTDFRSDNSMRTYETKHGTTAKMNIANIGKPSQELPNLETASVELDTKEQELITTGLLKPAITKHLQLAEGGLVEMSVPNDNKINGRWGRIAAVTPYTVEVWLRDVDTMMMQKYTLTYQQLISLPLEKEPQLKKICNRISYLRQCNLDPFEVEILNLLERPVVLTPTELEYLAHIEKRHGIAPDE from the coding sequence ATGAACGCGCAACTTTGTCAGGAAGTGACGGGTGAGTTTCGACGAGTAGACAGTCATCTTGACTCGCGTCAAGAGTCTACAAGGCACGAGCATCAGTTTACTCCAATTTGGCGAGCAAACGGTACTCTTGTTGATTGGTGTTACTGCGGGCAAGAACGCGAATGTAATGTCAGCGTTTTGGAAAAATCCTTGCAAAATTGTATCAGTGCTAAAAACGATTATTTACAGCAACGAGACAAGAGTAAGTCCGCAGCCCGAAAGCAAAAGTTTGCACAAGCAGCAGCAGATAAAGATAAACAAATTGCTTGGTTAGAAGAACAAATCAACAAGCGATCGCCTAGTAGTAGATTTTCTACTTCATACTTAGCACTTGACGAAATTCGCCGCGACGGTGGAACGCAACCGAGAGCAGCTATCGACCTCAAGCACGTTAAGTTGCTGGAAGAGCAGATTGAGGACGGCAAGGAGTTAGAACCAGTTGTTGTCTTCTATGACGGGGAATCTTACTGGCTGGCTGATGGATTTCACCGCTATGCAGCACACAAGAATCAAAATATAGAAGCGATCGCCTGTTTTATTCATCAAGGAACGCGCCGCGAAGCTGTCTTATATTCTGTCGGGGCAAATGCCGACCACAAGCCAGCACTGCCGCGCAGTCGGGAGGACAAGCGACGGGCGGTGATGACTTTATTGCAAGATCCTGAGTGGGGAAAGTGGAGTAACTATAAGATCGCTGAAGTAGCAAGAGTTAATGAAAAGACTGTGCGGAATATCCGTGCTTCTCTCACTACGGATTTCCGTAGTGACAACTCGATGCGGACTTATGAAACTAAGCACGGCACCACAGCCAAAATGAATATCGCGAATATTGGTAAGCCCAGTCAAGAGTTACCTAACCTAGAAACTGCGAGTGTAGAACTCGATACGAAAGAGCAAGAGCTAATTACAACTGGTCTCCTAAAACCTGCTATCACTAAACACCTACAGCTAGCTGAAGGTGGGTTGGTGGAGATGTCCGTGCCTAATGATAATAAAATTAATGGTCGCTGGGGACGTATTGCTGCTGTTACACCGTACACTGTCGAGGTATGGCTGCGCGATGTAGATACGATGATGATGCAGAAGTACACCTTGACATATCAGCAACTCATTTCCTTACCTTTAGAAAAGGAGCCACAATTAAAGAAAATATGTAATCGCATTTCATATCTGCGGCAGTGTAACCTAGACCCATTTGAGGTAGAAATACTCAACCTGCTAGAGCGCCCTGTAGTGCTAACACCAACCGAGTTGGAATACCTTGCCCATATCGAAAAGCGTCATGGAATCGCGCCGGATGAATAA
- a CDS encoding DUF29 domain-containing protein yields the protein MESRRMNNVTSTLYEQDYYLWLEKTSSLLREGRLSELDIPNLIEEIEDMGRSERKAVRSNLIVILMHLLKYKYQPEKRSNSWLLTIFEHRRRLRDDFADSPSLKQYFNEVFEQCYQDARISAAIETGLPTETFPEQSPFTSEEVLNVDYLPE from the coding sequence ATGGAATCGCGCCGGATGAATAACGTGACTTCAACTCTTTACGAACAGGATTATTATCTGTGGTTAGAAAAAACCAGCAGTTTGCTGCGAGAAGGCAGACTGTCTGAGTTGGATATTCCCAATTTAATTGAAGAAATTGAGGACATGGGCAGGAGTGAAAGAAAGGCAGTTAGAAGCAATCTGATTGTTATCCTCATGCACTTGCTTAAGTATAAATATCAACCGGAGAAGCGAAGCAATAGCTGGTTATTAACTATATTTGAACACCGCCGTCGCTTGAGAGATGATTTTGCAGATAGTCCTAGTCTCAAGCAGTATTTCAATGAAGTGTTTGAGCAATGCTATCAGGATGCGCGCATCTCAGCCGCAATTGAAACTGGTTTACCTACTGAGACTTTCCCAGAACAATCTCCGTTTACTTCTGAAGAAGTTCTAAATGTGGATTACTTACCAGAGTAA
- a CDS encoding HAD family hydrolase, with protein MQSASRIKEAIAEQEYTLQLFPQLLCIYLCPDFDGNYCWLVGRGYDAKPVHLASWAAEFVGAFRKPQPGMLKVAMKNHCGLSCEKSCLYVGDRAEDEEAARRAGIEFVQADVWRDGFNRKTELKKLDL; from the coding sequence TTGCAGTCGGCATCACGAATCAAGGAGGCGATCGCAGAGCAAGAGTATACGCTACAGCTATTTCCACAGTTGCTATGCATTTACTTGTGTCCTGACTTTGATGGTAATTATTGCTGGTTAGTGGGGCGAGGATACGATGCAAAACCAGTTCACTTGGCTAGTTGGGCAGCGGAATTTGTCGGAGCGTTCAGAAAGCCGCAGCCAGGGATGCTGAAGGTTGCGATGAAAAATCACTGCGGTCTGAGTTGCGAGAAAAGTTGTTTGTATGTGGGCGATCGCGCTGAAGATGAGGAAGCTGCGAGGAGAGCAGGTATAGAATTTGTGCAAGCAGATGTGTGGCGCGATGGATTTAATAGGAAAACAGAACTGAAAAAGCTTGATTTGTAG
- a CDS encoding PDDEXK nuclease domain-containing protein, whose product MRTFAEAYPDESFVQQAVALIPWGHNARILDLVKDSTECLWYVQQTIQYGWSRRRVAPSPDDQPSIGIILCKSKNQIVAEYALRDTNKPMGISTYQLQDALPSQLKGNLPMVEELEDEV is encoded by the coding sequence ATGAGGACATTCGCCGAGGCGTACCCAGATGAATCGTTTGTGCAACAAGCTGTTGCACTAATTCCTTGGGGTCACAATGCCCGAATTTTGGATCTTGTCAAAGACTCAACCGAATGCTTATGGTACGTGCAGCAAACAATTCAATATGGCTGGAGCCGCAGACGAGTTGCTCCGTCACCGGACGACCAACCCAGTATCGGCATAATTCTGTGTAAAAGTAAAAATCAAATCGTTGCCGAGTATGCTTTGCGCGATACGAATAAGCCGATGGGCATTTCTACTTATCAGCTTCAGGATGCTTTACCTTCTCAACTCAAAGGAAACTTGCCAATGGTAGAGGAACTAGAAGATGAAGTGTAA
- a CDS encoding DNA-binding transcriptional regulator, whose amino-acid sequence MNKSKLLVIDQPLLGKFIRELRQEIKLTQEQFAAHLGITCSSVNRWENGRGKPSPLAMQKVEEIIKQMSASSDAKLRDRAQELLTKYSIH is encoded by the coding sequence ATGAACAAAAGTAAATTATTAGTAATTGACCAACCACTTTTAGGCAAATTTATTCGCGAACTTCGGCAAGAAATTAAACTGACACAAGAACAATTCGCTGCTCATTTAGGTATCACTTGTTCCTCAGTTAATCGATGGGAAAACGGACGCGGCAAGCCCTCACCACTAGCTATGCAAAAGGTTGAGGAGATAATCAAACAAATGAGTGCATCCTCAGATGCGAAACTTCGTGATCGCGCCCAGGAATTACTAACCAAGTATTCAATTCATTAA
- a CDS encoding type ISP restriction/modification enzyme: MAFTKENLRAVITGTETDRVEALQQLLGYPIKQRDSQGSRFWYLRPGKTKLEAEETQPIAVGFYSQLNSYTDNEIKAFLTSPEQQQEIYGHYVSRMAEDQPVMYILLPSQEETGRIALVLPTEGKLRQRQIQTFEWNSTQLLKSRLPRLQQSSLPVAGKALFSTPLVEWVFYDSVATAKDLAQRLAAIARQIEEIIPTVYRAESENGYLHQLFTSFQKELLPNLKVSSTDEKEYSFADIYAQTVAYGLFTARVFSYERNQDDLKTTEFNRQTAWNLLPETNPFLRNLFRDISERSPVELGDELIEAIVEIISYLRVAKMEVILRDFHQKINQEDIVIRFYEDFLSAYKPQMRERRGVYYTPQPVVSYIVRSVDHILKKDFGLKDGLADATKVQVKSPNGKGVTETHKVLITDPAVGTGTFLYEVINHIHKSFASKPEQWSDYVAQDLLPRLLGFELLMAPYAVAHMKLGLQLAELGYKFDTAERLRVYLTNTLQEAFHIPPANNHFSNLFWGEADAANQIKEAAPVMVILGNPPYSGHSANNGDWIKNLLKGKDTLTEQQTSSYFEVDGKPLGEKNPKWLNDDYVKFIRFAQWRIEKTGYGVLAFVTNHSYLDNPTFRGMRQSLMETFDDIYVLDLHGNSKKKEKCPDGSKDENVFDIQQGVSINIFVKHPNGSKNKAIIHHADLWGDRDCKYDWLEKNDLTTTQWINLQPQSQFYLFIPQDNDLRTEYEKGWKITEAMPVNVLGFQTHRDHFAIDFDKTSLYKRIADLYQYKISDEQLLKQFDLGTWDIKKARIKLRSMADWETAFSKCLYRPFDVRECYFSDAVMDRPRRELISHVAGKDNLCIGIGRQVFQGNFCHVIVSSKPIEANVIQPANGCVVFPLYIYSQNRISQKLIFDKQRSFNFTQVFFNAVKDKLNYTPTPEAIFYYIYAILHSSTYRTRYAEFLKIDFPRVPLTSSDRLFHQLAAYGEELVALHLMKSPELDNKITQFEERGGHRIIDAGHPEHQQGDVVINKKGDRFIGVPENVWNFYVGGYQVCQKWLKDRKGRTLTQEDIDHYQRIVIALQETIRLMQQIDEVIPGFPLP; encoded by the coding sequence ATGGCTTTCACCAAGGAGAATCTGCGTGCCGTGATAACTGGCACAGAAACAGATCGCGTCGAAGCATTGCAACAGTTACTCGGATATCCAATCAAGCAGCGCGATTCACAAGGTTCTCGATTTTGGTATTTGCGTCCTGGTAAGACTAAATTAGAAGCAGAAGAAACACAACCAATCGCCGTTGGCTTCTATTCTCAACTAAATTCATACACTGATAATGAGATTAAAGCATTCTTAACAAGTCCTGAGCAGCAGCAAGAAATCTACGGACATTATGTAAGCCGAATGGCAGAAGACCAACCTGTCATGTACATACTTCTACCCAGTCAAGAAGAAACGGGTCGAATCGCTTTGGTTCTACCTACTGAAGGAAAACTACGTCAGCGGCAAATCCAAACTTTTGAGTGGAATTCAACACAGTTATTAAAAAGCAGACTTCCTCGTCTACAACAGAGTTCGCTACCAGTTGCAGGAAAAGCGTTATTTTCTACACCTCTAGTCGAGTGGGTGTTCTACGATTCAGTCGCAACGGCAAAAGACCTGGCACAGCGATTAGCGGCGATCGCGCGTCAGATCGAAGAAATCATACCCACTGTTTATCGTGCGGAATCCGAAAACGGATACTTGCATCAACTGTTTACCAGTTTCCAAAAAGAGTTACTACCCAATCTCAAGGTAAGTTCCACTGACGAGAAAGAATATAGTTTTGCTGATATTTATGCTCAGACGGTTGCTTATGGGTTATTTACAGCCAGAGTATTCAGCTATGAGCGCAATCAAGACGACCTCAAAACTACAGAGTTCAATCGCCAAACAGCGTGGAATTTACTGCCAGAAACAAACCCGTTTCTACGTAACTTGTTTCGAGATATTTCCGAGCGATCGCCTGTAGAGTTGGGTGACGAGTTGATTGAAGCGATCGTCGAAATCATCTCTTACTTGCGCGTTGCCAAGATGGAGGTGATTTTGCGGGACTTTCACCAAAAGATTAACCAGGAAGATATTGTTATTCGGTTCTACGAAGACTTCCTAAGTGCTTATAAACCCCAGATGCGAGAACGGCGCGGAGTTTATTACACCCCACAGCCGGTAGTGTCTTACATTGTTCGCTCTGTTGACCATATTCTCAAAAAAGATTTCGGACTAAAAGATGGACTTGCAGACGCAACTAAGGTGCAGGTAAAGTCACCAAACGGCAAAGGAGTAACTGAGACGCATAAGGTTTTGATCACAGACCCTGCCGTTGGTACAGGGACCTTCCTTTACGAAGTCATTAACCATATTCATAAATCATTTGCATCCAAACCAGAACAATGGTCAGATTACGTTGCTCAAGACTTGCTACCTCGACTGCTGGGCTTTGAACTATTGATGGCTCCCTACGCAGTAGCTCATATGAAGTTGGGGCTGCAACTTGCTGAATTGGGCTATAAATTTGACACAGCAGAAAGATTGCGGGTTTATCTAACCAACACCTTGCAAGAGGCTTTTCATATCCCTCCAGCGAACAATCATTTTTCTAACTTGTTTTGGGGAGAAGCAGATGCTGCTAATCAAATCAAAGAAGCAGCGCCAGTAATGGTTATACTCGGTAATCCTCCCTACTCTGGTCATTCTGCTAATAATGGTGATTGGATTAAAAATCTACTCAAAGGTAAGGATACTTTAACCGAGCAACAGACGAGCAGCTATTTTGAAGTCGATGGCAAGCCATTAGGCGAAAAAAACCCGAAGTGGCTAAATGACGATTATGTCAAGTTTATTCGGTTTGCTCAGTGGCGGATTGAGAAAACGGGCTACGGTGTCTTAGCGTTTGTTACTAACCACAGTTATTTAGATAATCCTACATTTCGAGGAATGCGTCAAAGTTTGATGGAAACCTTTGATGATATTTACGTACTAGATTTACACGGTAATAGTAAGAAGAAAGAGAAGTGTCCTGATGGTTCAAAGGATGAAAATGTCTTTGATATTCAGCAGGGAGTTTCTATTAATATTTTTGTTAAGCATCCAAATGGTAGCAAGAATAAAGCAATTATACATCATGCAGACTTGTGGGGCGATCGTGATTGTAAATACGATTGGCTTGAAAAAAACGATTTGACTACAACACAGTGGATTAATTTACAACCTCAATCCCAATTTTATTTGTTTATTCCTCAAGATAATGATTTGCGAACCGAGTATGAAAAAGGCTGGAAAATTACAGAAGCAATGCCAGTTAATGTACTTGGTTTTCAAACACACCGCGATCATTTTGCTATCGATTTTGATAAGACATCTCTGTATAAAAGAATTGCTGATTTGTATCAATATAAAATAAGTGATGAGCAATTACTCAAACAGTTTGATTTAGGTACATGGGACATTAAAAAAGCAAGAATTAAATTACGTAGCATGGCAGACTGGGAAACTGCATTCAGCAAGTGTCTTTACAGACCTTTTGATGTACGAGAATGCTATTTTAGTGATGCTGTAATGGATCGTCCTCGTAGAGAACTAATTAGTCATGTTGCAGGTAAAGATAATCTTTGTATTGGAATTGGTAGACAAGTTTTTCAAGGAAATTTTTGCCATGTAATTGTTTCATCTAAACCTATAGAAGCTAATGTTATTCAGCCAGCAAACGGATGTGTAGTTTTTCCTCTTTACATTTATTCTCAAAACAGAATCTCACAAAAATTAATTTTTGACAAACAGCGTAGTTTTAACTTTACTCAAGTTTTCTTTAATGCTGTTAAAGATAAACTTAACTACACCCCCACCCCAGAAGCCATCTTCTACTACATCTACGCCATCCTTCACTCCTCTACCTACCGCACTCGCTACGCGGAATTCCTCAAAATAGACTTCCCTCGCGTACCCCTTACAAGCAGCGATCGCCTCTTTCACCAATTAGCTGCCTACGGCGAAGAATTAGTAGCCCTACACTTGATGAAATCACCCGAATTAGATAACAAAATTACCCAGTTTGAAGAACGCGGCGGTCATCGAATTATTGATGCTGGACATCCTGAGCATCAGCAGGGTGACGTAGTAATTAATAAAAAAGGAGATCGCTTTATAGGAGTTCCCGAAAATGTTTGGAACTTCTATGTAGGTGGTTATCAAGTTTGCCAAAAATGGCTCAAAGACCGTAAAGGACGCACTCTTACTCAAGAAGATATCGACCACTACCAACGCATCGTTATCGCACTCCAAGAAACCATACGGCTGATGCAACAAATTGATGAAGTTATCCCAGGCTTCCCATTACCTTAA
- a CDS encoding helicase-related protein, whose product MLETVIQDLIRQQRPYYLPQGNPVKGLGGQYWLVFQHRDADKGGSFLKNIVSLLGFKDKAVSHKVFRIDPTGAKIYNYNPRKPGDLPSPALLRTGSLQVIEKFLLLERTTKEPALLSGSFREIKDIKRRYNLPAQLDFYNQAIAQILERSSIYRRSTAYFDSGVLKLYAEPLQAIVQTDGQIRLLLDWQGFTKRADVAELDKLLDSTYRADFIGRTLQEFLQGLEENAFSGTQIMAELVRLGFLEIKLVNMNQQCALYHRKTGIFSDRVDNHILHEGSDNFTRAAHSRNAEGTIFLRSWDSQEDQETIEQSIEEFDREWQQQNLAHDLTQEFLRQVLQEYDRRASSHQPHIEQITPDELSPGKTTAVKITGNNLDRIEAITVPDNSLVEIKITDQTSEEIAADVTVSPDHPPQPIADLTITDSLGEERTVQPQQPIRVSKVEEIPNFDEIEGFKQAVELILAGQHGTPNDFLYWLAQQRPRQFRVEQSEVLDQLVSQGILFEHQKSGAQHCLRVMQDFGVAVCADAVGLGKTRLAAAVARLARQQSGQTKIAIIAAQKLHDNWKREMNELGFRDSDYERYNKNLMSRKGNRFIDDFNRYGGPDLVIIDEAHEGIRNYNNRIHKLCLQIKERDRASGRQRQFLLLTATPWNNRRQDIYNILQPFLTRPEGFSDAGFPLEVAQWFQNRETGVEQFTDDSALFRRTYRELFLQRTRQMLREAMPDFNVYARRQAEWLPVEFEASTEQALEQIFTQFETQLYIPFADPVRYLTGSVEQRALLQNQRRFFLQRAESSMYALKRTIFNFRGRIEQMQSRLGNVSADADGLKQFLLLHYGFESEQTERSHFNWLDDREASEQDYEEEDEEEPEVEVEEKRQRLRRTIDFAIERLQSDPNEARRVHNLMWSACDCDLMQLQEIQDLLADEFIKDHKREQVTRKVHELASQGKKVLLISTFADTVLDYYRYMAEDAAVAQHGIGMAIGGTKRYFPDTDSRVIQVAPHNVVKAGRQRTGIKRYELFRLFAPVATCRQACDRPNSAEEIGVLIGSETLSVGQNLQDADYLINIDLPWNPMTLEQRIGRIDRPKQHLCEKLYIYYANSESQLLRQASRLANLNKKLVGADLANDEIRNSINVDDLGASIYGDTLFDDTILPGYVEFIRELVAKRRQTQESFQETLYRSAETSRELYTQQELLFSEDVNQRLKAFGDDYQANPIALGRRTGEKDEALALAALTIQYFGPNGELIPDHQDLVFWNDQTGERDAYGNAIATACKTPEAGDMFSFRYLHAMAQTLYTQLVDLKHQRVKELSQPETIENVSVTSERLNKIQQRISALDQLPDGLERKMVKDTLKKLNAWKGIKSVQKLLREYTDGAKAQLETAIFVAELVKDTDEKNLILNNSVKPTTISISLSALLLRA is encoded by the coding sequence ATGTTAGAAACAGTTATTCAAGACCTAATTCGCCAACAACGCCCCTACTATCTACCACAAGGCAACCCAGTTAAAGGTTTGGGCGGTCAATATTGGCTCGTGTTTCAGCATCGAGATGCCGATAAAGGTGGTAGCTTCCTGAAAAATATCGTTTCACTACTCGGTTTCAAAGATAAAGCCGTTTCTCATAAAGTATTCCGGATTGACCCCACTGGTGCCAAGATTTATAATTACAACCCACGTAAGCCAGGAGATCTCCCTTCTCCCGCGCTGCTACGAACGGGTAGTCTTCAAGTTATCGAGAAATTTCTATTACTAGAGCGAACTACCAAAGAACCTGCGCTTCTCAGTGGTAGCTTTCGTGAAATCAAAGACATTAAACGCCGCTACAATTTACCCGCACAGCTGGACTTTTACAACCAAGCGATCGCACAAATATTGGAGCGTAGCAGTATCTACCGCCGCTCAACTGCCTACTTCGATAGCGGTGTTCTCAAACTTTACGCTGAACCGCTACAAGCAATCGTCCAAACCGACGGACAAATTCGCTTACTCCTAGACTGGCAAGGTTTTACCAAACGTGCGGATGTTGCAGAATTAGATAAACTACTCGACTCTACTTACCGCGCTGATTTTATTGGGCGCACGTTGCAGGAATTTCTACAGGGACTTGAGGAGAATGCGTTTAGCGGTACGCAGATTATGGCTGAATTAGTTCGCCTGGGCTTTTTAGAAATCAAGCTGGTTAACATGAATCAGCAGTGTGCTTTGTACCACAGAAAAACAGGCATCTTCAGCGATCGCGTTGATAATCACATTCTGCACGAAGGCTCGGACAATTTCACTCGTGCTGCACATTCGCGCAACGCTGAAGGCACTATTTTCCTACGCTCCTGGGATTCACAAGAAGACCAGGAAACAATCGAGCAAAGTATTGAAGAATTTGATCGCGAGTGGCAGCAGCAAAACCTGGCGCACGACCTGACGCAAGAATTTCTCCGTCAAGTATTACAGGAATACGACCGCCGCGCATCATCGCATCAACCGCATATCGAGCAAATTACCCCTGACGAGCTTTCCCCAGGTAAAACAACTGCTGTCAAAATTACGGGTAACAATTTGGATCGAATTGAGGCGATCACCGTTCCCGATAACTCGTTGGTTGAAATTAAGATTACCGACCAAACTTCCGAAGAAATCGCCGCAGATGTAACTGTATCTCCTGACCATCCGCCCCAACCGATTGCTGACTTGACGATTACTGATTCGTTGGGAGAGGAGCGAACCGTTCAACCACAGCAACCAATTCGGGTAAGCAAAGTTGAAGAGATTCCTAACTTTGACGAGATCGAAGGTTTTAAGCAAGCGGTCGAATTGATTTTGGCAGGACAGCACGGTACACCAAATGATTTTCTTTATTGGTTAGCTCAACAACGTCCTCGACAATTTCGCGTCGAGCAGAGTGAGGTACTCGACCAACTAGTGAGCCAGGGAATACTGTTTGAACACCAAAAATCAGGAGCGCAACATTGCTTGCGCGTTATGCAAGATTTTGGCGTTGCAGTTTGCGCCGATGCCGTAGGTCTTGGTAAAACTCGCCTTGCTGCCGCAGTCGCGCGTCTGGCTCGACAGCAAAGCGGACAAACAAAGATTGCCATTATTGCCGCTCAGAAGCTGCATGACAACTGGAAGCGCGAGATGAACGAACTTGGTTTCCGTGATAGCGATTACGAGCGGTATAACAAAAACCTAATGAGCCGCAAGGGTAATCGGTTTATTGATGACTTTAACCGTTATGGTGGACCCGACCTTGTGATTATTGATGAGGCGCACGAAGGCATCCGTAATTACAACAATCGGATTCACAAATTATGCCTACAGATCAAAGAACGCGATCGCGCATCTGGGAGGCAGCGCCAATTTCTCTTACTCACCGCAACTCCTTGGAATAACCGCCGTCAAGATATTTACAATATCCTGCAACCTTTTCTGACGCGACCGGAAGGTTTTAGCGATGCTGGTTTTCCATTAGAAGTTGCACAATGGTTTCAAAACCGCGAAACTGGAGTCGAGCAGTTCACGGATGATTCAGCATTGTTCCGGCGCACGTATCGCGAACTGTTCTTGCAGCGCACCCGTCAGATGTTACGCGAGGCGATGCCTGACTTCAACGTTTACGCCAGGCGGCAAGCCGAATGGTTGCCTGTAGAGTTTGAAGCGAGTACCGAACAGGCACTAGAGCAAATTTTCACGCAGTTTGAAACCCAACTTTATATTCCCTTTGCCGACCCTGTACGCTATTTAACAGGTAGTGTCGAGCAACGCGCTCTATTGCAAAACCAGCGCCGTTTCTTCTTACAACGTGCCGAATCGAGTATGTACGCGCTCAAACGTACTATATTCAACTTTCGCGGTCGGATTGAGCAGATGCAGTCGCGTTTGGGTAACGTTAGTGCCGATGCTGATGGGCTAAAGCAATTTCTTTTACTTCATTACGGCTTTGAGTCTGAACAGACCGAGCGATCACATTTTAACTGGCTTGATGACCGCGAAGCATCGGAGCAAGATTACGAAGAGGAAGATGAGGAAGAACCCGAAGTCGAAGTAGAGGAAAAACGGCAGCGACTGCGACGTACAATTGACTTTGCGATTGAACGCTTGCAATCCGACCCGAATGAAGCACGCCGCGTACACAACTTAATGTGGTCAGCCTGCGATTGTGATTTGATGCAGTTGCAAGAGATTCAAGACTTACTCGCAGATGAATTTATCAAAGACCACAAGCGCGAACAAGTTACTCGTAAAGTCCACGAACTCGCGAGTCAGGGAAAAAAAGTTTTACTGATTTCTACGTTTGCAGATACAGTTTTGGACTATTACCGTTATATGGCTGAAGACGCGGCGGTCGCGCAGCATGGTATTGGTATGGCGATTGGCGGAACGAAACGCTACTTTCCCGATACCGATAGTCGCGTTATTCAGGTAGCCCCGCACAATGTTGTCAAAGCAGGACGGCAGCGTACAGGAATTAAACGTTACGAGCTTTTCCGGTTGTTTGCTCCTGTTGCAACGTGTCGTCAGGCGTGCGATCGCCCTAACTCAGCAGAAGAAATTGGGGTATTGATTGGTTCTGAAACGCTCTCAGTCGGTCAGAATCTTCAGGATGCCGATTATTTGATTAATATCGACTTGCCTTGGAACCCAATGACCCTAGAGCAGCGAATTGGGCGAATTGACCGCCCTAAGCAGCACTTGTGCGAGAAGCTTTATATCTATTACGCCAACAGCGAAAGTCAATTGCTGCGTCAAGCTAGCCGTCTTGCTAATCTTAATAAGAAACTGGTTGGCGCAGATTTAGCTAACGATGAAATCCGAAATTCAATCAATGTTGACGATTTGGGCGCGTCAATTTATGGCGATACTCTCTTTGACGATACAATCCTGCCAGGTTATGTTGAGTTTATTCGCGAGTTAGTCGCGAAAAGACGACAAACTCAAGAAAGCTTCCAAGAAACGCTGTACCGCAGCGCCGAAACTTCAAGGGAACTGTATACGCAACAAGAACTCCTGTTCTCTGAAGATGTCAACCAACGGCTCAAAGCTTTTGGCGACGATTATCAAGCTAATCCCATTGCTCTCGGTAGGCGCACGGGTGAGAAAGATGAAGCACTAGCCCTAGCTGCTTTAACGATTCAATACTTCGGTCCCAACGGCGAACTCATTCCCGATCATCAAGATCTCGTCTTTTGGAACGACCAAACAGGAGAACGCGATGCTTATGGAAACGCGATCGCGACTGCTTGCAAAACGCCTGAAGCTGGAGATATGTTTTCGTTTCGCTATCTCCATGCAATGGCTCAAACGCTCTATACGCAACTTGTTGACCTGAAACACCAAAGAGTAAAAGAGCTTAGTCAACCGGAGACGATTGAGAATGTAAGTGTCACATCCGAACGGCTCAACAAAATTCAACAACGAATTAGTGCGCTAGACCAGTTACCAGATGGACTAGAGCGCAAAATGGTGAAAGATACGCTCAAAAAGCTTAACGCTTGGAAAGGAATCAAGTCAGTTCAAAAGCTCTTGCGAGAGTATACCGACGGAGCAAAAGCTCAGTTAGAAACCGCTATTTTTGTTGCTGAATTAGTAAAGGATACTGATGAGAAAAACCTGATTTTGAATAACAGTGTTAAACCAACAACTATCTCTATTTCACTGTCTGCTCTTTTATTAAGAGCTTGA